Proteins from a genomic interval of Bacteroides sp. AN502(2024):
- a CDS encoding polysaccharide biosynthesis/export family protein has translation MNKSFYMYMNMQSVGRHVFACLVVILLLASCQSYKKVPYLQDAEAVQQTVQQESLYDAKIMPKDLLTIVVSCTSPELAVPFNLTVASPAGVAAGTTQLTTQPVLQPYLVDNEGKINFPVLGELRIGGLTKREAEQLIIDKLKPYIKETPIVTVRMVNYKISVLGEVTRPGTFTISNEKVNLLEALAMAGDMTVWGVRENVKLIREGADGKQEIITLDLNKAETILSPYYWLQQNDIVYVTPNKAKARNSDIGNSTSLWFSATSILVSLASLLVTIFK, from the coding sequence ATGAATAAATCATTTTACATGTATATGAATATGCAAAGTGTGGGACGCCATGTATTTGCCTGCCTGGTTGTGATATTATTGCTCGCTTCCTGCCAGTCATATAAGAAAGTACCTTATCTTCAGGATGCGGAAGCTGTGCAGCAGACCGTGCAACAGGAGAGTCTGTATGATGCCAAGATCATGCCCAAGGACCTGCTTACCATTGTGGTCTCATGTACCAGTCCGGAATTGGCTGTCCCTTTCAATCTGACAGTGGCCAGCCCTGCGGGTGTGGCTGCCGGTACTACCCAGCTGACTACCCAACCTGTCCTGCAGCCTTATTTGGTGGATAATGAAGGGAAGATCAACTTTCCTGTCCTGGGTGAGTTGAGAATCGGAGGACTGACCAAAAGAGAGGCCGAACAACTGATCATAGACAAGCTGAAACCCTATATCAAGGAGACCCCGATCGTGACCGTCCGTATGGTGAACTATAAGATCTCCGTACTGGGTGAGGTCACCCGTCCCGGCACGTTTACAATCAGCAATGAGAAAGTGAACCTTCTGGAAGCCCTTGCCATGGCTGGTGACATGACCGTCTGGGGAGTCCGTGAGAATGTCAAATTGATCCGTGAGGGTGCTGACGGTAAACAGGAGATCATAACACTGGATCTGAACAAGGCGGAAACCATCCTTTCTCCGTACTACTGGTTACAGCAGAATGACATCGTTTATGTGACCCCGAACAAGGCGAAGGCACGTAACTCCGATATCGGTAACAGTACCAGTCTTTGGTTCTCCGCCACCTCTATCCTGGTGTCATTGGCAAGTTTATTGGTAACCATTTTCAAATAG
- a CDS encoding polysaccharide biosynthesis protein, with protein sequence MENTLRGIVQYARKNYLNYWIILCTDTVVSVLCSFVAYAVIHYMGHVPMSDRLLCQLVVFSLTASVAGSLLFHTYRNTIRFSQARELWRIICAVLFKVVCLAIISFGLICETRLPDQYKVSCLLFDGLLTMVILTVFRVSLIIVYDLLLDWVNKKNTRILIYGTDEKSVALKLRLRNSAHYKVAGFYVYGKTNSRRRLTDLPVYYFESGSDVDYIIRKRGIKGILFARYEDTRQEEKRLLEYCKDHGLKTLIAPTISEADSDGNFHQWVRPIKIEDLLGRAEININLRQVAEEFRGKVVLVTGAAGSIGSELCRQLVQMGIQRLVMFDSAETPLHNVRLEFEKNYPGMDFVPVIGDVRVKERVRMVFELYHPQIVFHAAAYKHVPLMEENPCEAVLVNVIGSRQVADMAVEYGAEKMVMVSTDKAVNPTNVMGCSKRLAEIYVQSLGCAIGEGKVKGRTRFITTRFGNVLGSNGSVIPRFKEQIENGGPVTVTHPDIIRFFMTIPEACRLVMEAATMGQGNEIFVFEMGQAVKIVDLATRMIELAGYRPGEDIRIEFTGLRPGEKLYEEVLSDKENTIPTGNKKIMIAKVRRYEYADILDTYEEFEKLSRAVRIMDTVRLMKKVVPEFKSKNSPRFEVLDKE encoded by the coding sequence ATGGAAAATACGTTAAGGGGTATCGTTCAATACGCTCGTAAGAACTATTTGAACTATTGGATTATTCTGTGTACCGATACGGTGGTATCTGTATTATGTTCGTTCGTTGCCTATGCCGTGATTCATTATATGGGTCATGTTCCAATGAGCGACCGCCTGCTCTGTCAATTGGTCGTCTTCTCTTTGACGGCAAGTGTCGCAGGTTCCTTATTGTTCCATACTTACCGTAATACGATCCGTTTTTCCCAGGCCCGCGAACTGTGGCGTATCATCTGTGCGGTATTATTCAAAGTTGTCTGTCTGGCTATCATCTCTTTTGGGCTTATCTGTGAGACCCGGCTGCCGGATCAATATAAAGTATCCTGCCTTCTGTTTGACGGGTTGTTGACCATGGTGATTCTGACAGTCTTCCGTGTATCATTGATCATCGTCTATGACCTGCTGCTGGATTGGGTGAACAAGAAGAACACGCGTATCCTAATCTACGGTACCGACGAAAAGAGTGTAGCCTTGAAACTGCGTCTCCGTAACAGTGCCCATTATAAGGTGGCAGGCTTTTACGTTTATGGCAAAACCAACAGCCGCCGCCGTCTGACGGATCTTCCCGTCTATTACTTTGAGAGCGGGTCTGATGTGGACTATATCATACGTAAGCGCGGAATTAAGGGTATTCTTTTTGCCCGTTACGAGGACACCCGTCAGGAAGAGAAACGGCTTCTGGAATATTGCAAGGACCATGGACTCAAGACACTGATCGCCCCTACCATCAGCGAGGCCGATTCCGACGGGAACTTTCACCAGTGGGTCCGCCCCATCAAGATCGAGGATCTACTTGGCCGTGCGGAAATCAACATCAACCTCCGTCAGGTTGCGGAAGAGTTCCGTGGCAAAGTGGTGCTGGTGACCGGTGCCGCGGGCAGTATCGGCAGTGAGCTTTGTCGCCAGCTGGTACAGATGGGGATTCAGAGACTCGTCATGTTCGACTCAGCGGAAACTCCCCTTCACAATGTCCGTCTGGAGTTCGAGAAGAACTATCCCGGGATGGATTTTGTCCCTGTGATCGGTGACGTCCGTGTGAAGGAGCGTGTCCGTATGGTATTTGAGCTCTACCATCCCCAGATCGTCTTTCATGCGGCCGCCTACAAACACGTTCCTTTGATGGAGGAGAATCCCTGCGAGGCTGTCCTTGTCAATGTGATAGGTTCGCGACAGGTTGCCGACATGGCGGTGGAATACGGTGCGGAGAAAATGGTCATGGTCTCCACGGATAAGGCTGTGAACCCCACGAACGTGATGGGCTGTTCCAAACGACTGGCTGAAATCTACGTGCAGAGCCTGGGTTGTGCCATCGGTGAGGGAAAGGTGAAGGGTCGTACCCGTTTCATCACGACCCGCTTCGGTAATGTGCTGGGCAGTAACGGTTCGGTCATTCCCCGCTTTAAGGAACAGATCGAGAACGGCGGGCCTGTGACGGTCACCCATCCCGATATCATCCGCTTCTTCATGACCATCCCCGAAGCCTGCCGTCTGGTGATGGAGGCCGCCACGATGGGCCAGGGCAATGAGATCTTTGTCTTTGAGATGGGGCAGGCGGTGAAGATCGTTGACCTGGCTACGCGCATGATCGAGTTGGCGGGCTACCGTCCGGGTGAGGACATCAGGATCGAGTTCACCGGCTTGCGTCCCGGAGAAAAACTCTATGAGGAAGTGTTGAGCGACAAGGAAAATACGATTCCCACCGGGAACAAGAAGATCATGATAGCGAAGGTGAGAAGATATGAATATGCCGATATCCTTGACACGTATGAAGAGTTCGAGAAGCTGTCGCGTGCGGTAAGGATCATGGATACTGTCAGACTCATGAAGAAAGTGGTTCCTGAGTTCAAATCAAAGAACTCACCGAGATTTGAGGTATTGGATAAAGAATAA